A DNA window from Phragmites australis chromosome 11, lpPhrAust1.1, whole genome shotgun sequence contains the following coding sequences:
- the LOC133885531 gene encoding transcription repressor OFP4-like produces MGRRKFRLSDMMPNSWFYKLRDMRRGRGHSGGGAMQPSSSSSPRGTRAVTQPATPMRRSLALPHRASYYYTTRDRELPPSPPPRPRAATEDRQFFPQSQSPPRSASSRLQVGPFIVGRVLEPLVEVPGASQRRRDMYVGRDGGEDAGELQKQTVTAPANDVPSGKVITSETDIIIDLRAEETPEKVLRQIVTRPARREVVRYELKDRHVDVADTTPRASSSSEQGSKGNPRRSSVSTGRRLKTRVNSPRLVSRCRKGKPTTSAPRKTTPAPPPPLAESFAVVKASADPRTDFRESMEEMIAEKGIRDAADLEDLLACYLALNAAEYHDLIVEVFEQIWTSLASVQP; encoded by the coding sequence ATGGGCCGGCGCAAGTTCCGGCTCTCCGACATGATGCCCAACTCCTGGTTCTACAAGCTCCGCGACATGCGCCGCGGGCGAGGCCACTCTGGCGGCGGCGCAATGCAgccgtcatcgtcgtcgtcgccgcggGGGACAAGGGCTGTCACACAGCCTGCCACGCCGATGCGTCGTTCCTTGGCTCTCCCGCACAGGGCGTCGTACTACTACACCACCCGGGACAGGGAGctcccgccgtcgccgcctccgcGGCCGAGGGCAGCCACGGAGGATCGTCAGTTCTTCCCCCAATCGCAGTCGCCGCCGAGGAGCGCCAGTAGCCGGCTCCAGGTGGGGCCCTTCATTGTGGGACGCGTGCTGGAGCCCTTGGTTGAGGTGCCGGGCGCTTCACAGCGCCGGCGTGACATGTACGTCGGGCGTGATGGCGGCGAGGACGCCGGGGAACTCCAGAAGCAGACGGTGACCGCGCCTGCAAATGACGTGCCCAGCGGCAAGGTGATCACGTCGGAAACGGACATCATCATCGATCTCCGGGCCGAGGAGACGCCCGAGAAGGTGCTCCGGCAGATCGTGACCAggccggcgaggagggaggTTGTCCGGTACGAGCTGAAGGACAGGCACGTTGACGTCGCCGACACGACGCCGAGAGCCAGCTCTTCCTCGGAGCAGGGCAGCAAGGGCAACCCGAGGCGCTCGTCCGTGTCCACGGGGCGCCGCCTCAAGACGCGCGTCAACAGCCCGCGGCTGGTGTCCAGATGCAGGAAGGGCAAGCCGACGACCTCGGCTCCACGGAAGACGACGccagcaccgccgcctccgCTCGCGGAAAGCTTCGCCGTGGTGAAGGCGTCGGCCGACCCGAGGACGGACTTCCGCGAGTCGATGGAGGAGATGATCGCCGAGAAGGGCATTCGCGACGCCGCCGACCTGGAGGACCTCCTCGCGTGCTACCTCGCCCTCAACGCCGCCGAGTACCACGACCTCATCGTCGAGGTGTTCGAGCAGATTTGGACGAGCCTCGCCAGCGTCCAGCCGTGA
- the LOC133884587 gene encoding U-box domain-containing protein 16-like: protein MPLPPPSPHPCHLIHSFIHSRSLPSEFAFDWSPATMASVRDVVPSSPYSSSAPDGEVLRSLHRLARDLSAAEAPAPFLREVFAAVARRARLLAAVFDDLLLCGVAGLLPRSASLCLRETLLVLQRFKALVADCAARSRMRLLLQSDEVAARARELQHDLATLIDLLPVAELGLADDVADLLALASRQCRQAVAAEQELKASVLALIQEVEREIVPERERLEGILEEVGINDPASCSDEIETLEREIGDRVAERWTSSMIALVGLLRYAKCVLFSAATPRLVDSKVDLDDDGAEPPSPPPDFRCPISLDLMRDPVVTASGQTYDSESITRWFGSGKSTCPKTGQVLSNLELVPNKALKNLISRWCRQNGIAVDGCEPGKAEPAPVAAANKAALEAARMTASFLVKKLSASFSPEATKRLVHEIRQLAKSGSDNRAFIGEAGAAALLVPLLHSEDSVLQLNAITALLNLSILEANKRRIMHAEGAVEAICHVMGSGATWRAKENAAATVLSLAAVHTYRRRLGRNPRVVEGVVQLVRTGPSSTKKDALAALLCLSGERENVGKLVEAGAAEAALSAISEEEAAAAVLASLAKRGGAEAIVKIDGAVARLVAEMRRGTEWSRECSAAALVLLCRRVGAAAVTQVMAVSGVEWAIWELMGTGTDRARLKAASLGRACRRWAAAESAANAEQSTECPTPGAAPPAMVVS from the coding sequence ATGCCCCTCCCGCCTCCCTCTCCGCATCCGTGTcatctcattcattcattcatccATTCGCGCTCACTGCCTTCGGAATTCGCATTTGATTGGAGTCCAGCAACAATGGCTAGCGTGAGAGACGTGGTGCCTTCTTCCCCCTACTCCTCATCGGCGCCCGACGGGGAGGTGCTGCGGTCCCTGCACCGCCTCGCGCGGGACCTGTCCGCTGCCGAGGCGCCCGCGCCGTTCCTGCGGGAGGTCTTCGCGGCCGTGGCAAGGCGGGCGAGGCTTCTTGCTGCCGTGTTCGACGACCTGCTGCTGTGTGGTGTGGCGGGGCTGCTGCCGCGGTCAGCGTCGCTGTGCCTGCGGGAGACACTGCTGGTGCTGCAGCGGTTCAAGGCGCTCGTGGCCGACTGCGCGGCACGCAGCCGCAtgcggctgctgctgcagtCCGACGAGGTGGCCGCTCGGGCGCGGGAGCTGCAGCACGACCTCGCCACGCTGATCGATCTCCTCCCCGTCGCCGAGCTTGGGCTCGCCGACGACGTGGCGGACTTGCTCGCGCTCGCGTCGCGACAGTGCCGGCAGGCGGTGGCCGCGGAGCAGGAGCTCAAGGCGAGCGTGCTGGCGCTGATCCaggaggtggagagggagatcGTGCCAGAGCGGGAGAGGCTGGAGGGCATCCTCGAGGAGGTCGGCATCAACGACCCGGCCAGCTGCAGCGACGAGATCGAGACCTTGGAGCGGGAGATTGGCGACCGCGTGGCGGAGAGGTGGACGTCGTCCATGATTGCCCTCGTCGGGCTCCTCCGGTACGCCAAGTGCGTCCTCTTCAGCGCGGCCACGCCGCGGCTGGTGGACTCCAAGGTGGATCTTGACGACGATGGGGCTGAGCCTCCGTCACCGCCGCCGGACTTCCGGTGCCCCATCTCTCTGGACCTGATGCGCGACCCGGTTGTGACTGCTAGCGGCCAGACGTACGACAGCGAGTCCATTACCCGGTGGTTCGGCTCCGGCAAGTCCACGTGCCCCAAGACCGGACAAGTGCTGTCAAATCTGGAGCTTGTGCCGAACAAGGCGCTCAAGAACTTGATATCGCGGTGGTGCCGGCAGAATGGCATCGCTGTGGACGGCTGCGAGCCTGGCAAAGCCGAGCCGGCGCCAGTGGCAGCAGCGAACAAGGCCGCCCTAGAGGCGGCGCGCATGACCGCATCGTTTCTTGTGAAGAAACTGTCGGCCTCTTTCTCCCCAGAAGCGACCAAGCGTTTGGTGCACGAGATCCGGCAGCTCGCCAAATCCGGCTCCGACAACCGCGCGTTCATCGGGGAGGCTGGCGCCGCCGCGCTTCTCGTGCCGCTGCTCCACTCCGAGGACTCCGTGCTCCAGCTCAACGCCATCACGGCGCTGCTCAACCTCTCCATTCTCGAGGCCAACAAGAGGCGCATCATGCACGCCGAGGGCGCCGTGGAGGCGATCTGCCACGTGATGGGCTCCGGCGCGACGTGGCGCGCGAAGGAGAACGCCGCTGCCACTGTGCTCAGCTTGGCGGCCGTCCACACGTACCGCCGCCGGCTTGGCCGGAACCCGCGCGTCGTCGAAGGTGTTGTGCAGCTCGTGCGCACCGGCCCCTCGAGCACCAAGAAGGACGCTCTCGCCGCGCTGCTGTGCCTGTCCGGCGAGAGGGAGAACGTCGGGAAGCTCGTCGAAGCAGGAGCCGCGGAGGCTGCACTGTCGGCGATcagcgaggaggaggccgccgcggCGGTGCTGGCATCGCTGGCCAAGCGCGGGGGCGCGGAGGCGATCGTCAAGATCGATGGCGCCGTGGCGCGTCTCGTTGCCGAGATGCGGCGCGGCACGGAGTGGTCACGGGAATGCTCGGCGGCCGCGCTGGTGCTGCTGTGCCGGCGCGTGGGAGCCGCCGCTGTGACACAGGTGATGGCGGTCTCCGGCGTGGAGTGGGCGATCTGGGAGCTGATGGGCACCGGCACGGACCGCGCGCGGCTCAAGGCCGCGTCGCTCGGCAGGGCGTGCCGGCGATGGGCGGCGGCCGAATCCGCCGCCAACGCGGAGCAGAGCACCGAATGCCCCACCCCTGGCGCCGCCCCGCCGGCCATGGTGGTCTCGTGA